In Pseudomonas putida, a genomic segment contains:
- a CDS encoding microcin C ABC transporter permease YejB translates to MLAYILRRLLLIIPTLFGILIINFVIVQAAPGGPVEQMIAKLEGFEGATSRIAGGGAEVSVAGSNYRGAQGLDPALVAEIEKMYGFDKSAPERLWIMIKNYAQLDFGDSFFRDAKVIDLIAEKMPVSISLGLWSTLIMYLVSIPLGIAKAVRHGSHFDVWTSSAIIVGYAIPAFLFAILLIVLFAGGSYFDWFPLRGLTSNNFEELSTTGKILDYFWHLVLPITALVIGNFATMTLLTKNSFLDEINKQYVITAKAKGLSRPRVLYGHVFRNAMLLVIAGFPSAFIGIFFTGSLLIEVIFSLDGLGLMSFEAAINRDYPVVFGTLFIFTLLGLVVKLIGDLTYTLVDPRIDFASREH, encoded by the coding sequence ATGCTGGCGTATATCCTGCGGCGCCTGCTGCTGATCATCCCGACCCTGTTCGGCATCCTGATCATCAACTTCGTCATCGTCCAGGCCGCCCCCGGCGGCCCCGTCGAGCAGATGATCGCCAAGCTCGAAGGCTTCGAAGGCGCCACCAGCCGCATTGCCGGCGGCGGTGCCGAGGTCTCGGTGGCCGGTTCCAACTACCGCGGCGCGCAAGGCCTGGACCCGGCGCTGGTGGCCGAGATCGAGAAGATGTATGGCTTCGACAAGTCGGCGCCGGAGCGGCTATGGATCATGATCAAGAACTACGCCCAGCTGGATTTTGGCGATAGCTTCTTCCGCGACGCCAAGGTCATCGACCTGATCGCCGAGAAGATGCCGGTGTCGATCTCGCTGGGGCTGTGGAGCACGCTGATCATGTACCTGGTGTCGATCCCGCTGGGCATCGCCAAGGCGGTACGCCACGGCAGCCATTTCGACGTCTGGACCAGCTCGGCGATCATCGTCGGCTATGCCATCCCCGCGTTCCTGTTCGCCATCCTGCTGATCGTGCTGTTCGCTGGCGGCAGCTACTTCGATTGGTTCCCATTGCGCGGACTGACCTCGAACAACTTCGAAGAGCTCAGCACCACCGGCAAGATTCTCGATTACTTCTGGCACCTGGTGCTGCCGATTACCGCGCTGGTCATCGGCAACTTCGCCACCATGACCCTGCTGACCAAGAACAGCTTCCTCGACGAGATCAACAAGCAGTACGTGATCACCGCCAAGGCCAAGGGCCTGAGCCGACCCCGGGTGCTGTACGGCCACGTGTTCCGCAACGCCATGCTGCTGGTGATCGCCGGCTTCCCTTCGGCCTTCATCGGTATTTTCTTTACCGGTTCCCTGCTCATCGAAGTGATCTTCTCGCTCGACGGCCTCGGCCTGATGAGCTTCGAAGCGGCCATCAACCGCGACTACCCGGTGGTGTTCGGCACCCTGTTCATCTTCACCCTGCTCGGGCTGGTGGTGAAACTGATCGGCGACCTCACCTATACCCTGGTCGATCCGCGCATCGACTTCGCCAGCCGGGAGCACTGA
- a CDS encoding ABC transporter permease produces the protein MALSPLNRRRFERFKGNRRGWWSLWLFLILFGLSLGAELIANDKPIAVRYDGEWYFPAFKRYPETTFGGEFPLEANYKSPYIRELLAKKDSFVLWAPIPFSYQSINYDLRVPAPAPPSADNWLGTDDQGRDVLARVIYGFRVSVLFALTLTVLSSIIGVIAGALQGFYGGWVDLAGQRFLEIWSGLPVLYLLIILASFVQPNFWWLLGIMLLFSWMSLVDVVRAEFLRGRNLEYVRAARALGMRNGAIMYRHILPNAMISTMTFMPFILTGAIGTLTALDFLGFGLPPGAPSLGELVAQGKSNLQAPWLGISAFAVLAIMLSLLVFIGESARDAFDPRK, from the coding sequence ATGGCCTTGTCCCCTCTCAATCGCCGGCGCTTCGAGCGCTTCAAGGGCAACCGCCGCGGCTGGTGGTCGCTGTGGTTGTTCCTCATCCTGTTCGGCCTGAGCCTGGGCGCCGAACTGATCGCCAACGACAAGCCGATCGCCGTGCGCTACGACGGCGAGTGGTACTTCCCGGCCTTCAAGCGCTACCCGGAAACCACCTTCGGCGGCGAGTTCCCACTGGAGGCCAACTACAAGAGCCCCTACATTCGCGAGCTGCTAGCCAAGAAAGACAGCTTCGTGTTGTGGGCGCCCATTCCCTTCAGCTACCAGAGCATCAACTATGACCTGCGCGTGCCCGCCCCGGCCCCACCCTCGGCGGACAACTGGCTGGGCACCGACGACCAGGGCCGCGACGTGCTGGCACGGGTGATCTACGGCTTCCGCGTGTCGGTGCTGTTCGCCCTGACGCTGACCGTTCTCAGCTCGATCATCGGCGTCATCGCCGGGGCCTTGCAGGGCTTCTACGGCGGCTGGGTCGACCTTGCCGGGCAGCGCTTCCTGGAGATCTGGTCGGGCCTGCCGGTGTTGTACCTGCTGATCATCCTGGCCAGCTTCGTGCAACCCAACTTCTGGTGGCTGCTGGGCATCATGCTGCTGTTCTCGTGGATGAGCCTGGTGGATGTGGTGCGCGCCGAGTTCCTGCGCGGTCGCAACCTCGAGTACGTGCGCGCCGCCCGGGCCCTGGGCATGCGCAATGGCGCGATCATGTACCGGCACATCCTGCCCAACGCGATGATCTCGACCATGACCTTCATGCCGTTCATCCTCACCGGCGCCATCGGCACCCTCACCGCGCTGGACTTCCTCGGCTTCGGCCTGCCGCCAGGCGCACCGTCGCTGGGCGAATTGGTGGCCCAGGGCAAGTCCAACCTGCAAGCCCCGTGGCTGGGCATCAGCGCCTTCGCCGTGCTGGCGATCATGTTGAGCCTGCTGGTGTTCATCGGCGAATCCGCCCGCGATGCCTTCGACCCGAGGAAGTGA
- a CDS encoding ABC transporter ATP-binding protein, protein MSEQNLIEVRDLAVEFVTGEHVNRVVDGISFDIRKGETLALVGESGSGKSVTAHSLLRLLPYPLARHPSGSIQYQGKDLLQQGEKAMQRIRGDRIAMIFQEPMTSLNPLHSIEKQINEILLLHKGLSGKQATARTLELLEMVGIPEPRKRLKALPHELSGGQRQRVMIAMALANEPELLIADEPTTALDVTVQLKILDLLKELQARLGMALLLISHDLNLVRRIAHRVCVMQRGQIVEQADCATLFSAPQHHYTQMLINAEPSGLPAHNPVGAPLLEVDDLKVWFPIKKGLLRKTVDHVKAVDGINFSLPQGQTLGIVGESGSGKSTLGLAILRLIASRGGIRFHGQALEDMNQKQVRPLRREMQVVFQDPFGSLSPRMSVADIVGEGLRIHRIGTPQEQEAAIIAALEEVGLDPRTRHRYPHEFSGGQRQRIAIARALVLKPALILLDEPTSALDRTVQRQVVELLRTLQQKYNLTYLFISHDLAVVKALSHQLMVIRHGHVVEQGDAQAIFHAPQHPYTRQLLEAAFLEVDSTA, encoded by the coding sequence ATGAGTGAACAGAACCTGATCGAAGTGCGTGACCTGGCGGTGGAGTTCGTCACCGGCGAGCATGTCAACCGCGTGGTCGACGGCATCAGCTTCGATATCCGCAAGGGCGAGACCCTGGCGCTGGTCGGCGAGAGCGGCTCGGGCAAGTCGGTCACCGCCCACTCGCTCCTGCGCCTGCTGCCCTACCCGCTCGCCCGCCATCCCAGCGGCAGCATCCAGTACCAGGGCAAGGACCTGCTGCAGCAGGGCGAAAAGGCCATGCAGCGCATCCGCGGCGACCGTATCGCCATGATCTTCCAGGAGCCGATGACCTCGCTCAACCCGCTGCACAGCATCGAGAAGCAGATCAACGAGATCCTGTTGCTGCACAAGGGCCTGAGCGGCAAGCAAGCCACCGCACGCACCCTGGAGTTGCTGGAGATGGTCGGCATTCCCGAACCGCGCAAACGCCTCAAGGCCCTGCCCCACGAGCTCTCCGGCGGCCAGCGCCAGCGGGTGATGATCGCCATGGCCCTGGCCAACGAGCCGGAACTGCTGATCGCCGACGAACCGACAACGGCGCTGGACGTGACCGTGCAGTTGAAGATCCTCGACCTGCTCAAGGAGCTGCAGGCGCGCCTGGGCATGGCGCTGCTGCTGATCAGCCACGACCTCAACCTGGTGCGGCGCATCGCCCACCGGGTGTGCGTGATGCAGCGCGGGCAGATCGTCGAGCAGGCCGACTGCGCCACGCTGTTCAGCGCACCGCAGCATCACTACACGCAGATGCTGATAAACGCCGAGCCCAGCGGGCTGCCTGCGCACAACCCGGTCGGCGCACCGCTGCTTGAGGTTGACGACCTCAAGGTGTGGTTCCCGATCAAGAAAGGCCTGCTGCGCAAGACGGTCGACCATGTGAAGGCAGTGGATGGCATCAACTTCAGCCTGCCCCAAGGCCAGACCCTGGGCATCGTCGGTGAGAGTGGTTCGGGCAAGTCGACCCTGGGCCTGGCGATCCTGCGACTGATCGCCAGCCGTGGCGGCATCCGCTTCCATGGCCAAGCCCTGGAGGACATGAACCAGAAGCAGGTACGGCCACTGCGACGGGAAATGCAGGTGGTGTTCCAAGACCCCTTCGGCAGCCTCAGCCCGCGCATGTCAGTGGCGGACATCGTCGGCGAGGGTTTGCGCATCCACCGCATCGGTACGCCCCAGGAGCAGGAAGCGGCGATCATCGCCGCGCTGGAGGAAGTGGGCCTGGACCCACGCACCCGCCACCGCTACCCGCACGAGTTCTCCGGCGGCCAGCGCCAACGCATCGCCATTGCCCGGGCCTTGGTGCTCAAACCGGCGCTGATCCTGCTCGACGAGCCCACCTCGGCGCTGGACCGAACGGTGCAACGCCAGGTGGTTGAGCTGCTGCGCACCCTGCAGCAGAAGTACAACCTGACCTACCTGTTCATCAGCCATGACCTGGCGGTAGTCAAAGCGCTGAGCCATCAGTTGATGGTCATCCGCCATGGTCATGTAGTGGAGCAAGGGGATGCGCAGGCTATCTTCCATGCCCCGCAGCACCCCTACACCCGGCAATTGCTGGAAGCGGCATTCCTGGAGGTCGACAGCACAGCGTGA
- a CDS encoding cyclase family protein, producing MSTSRTHSYTDPPPLLPKIDYMDHQQGWPEMAAMFPGLRKEDLPGDESWAAERLQITTHSGTHMDAPWHYASTTDGGKPAFGIDELPLEWCLQPGVKLDFRHMDDGHVVTATEVEAELARIEHELQPLDIVLVNTRAGSLFGQPGYLEAGVGMGREATLYLLERGVRVVGTDAWSWDAPFKYTRERFSETGDASIIWEGHKAGRDIGYGQMEKLANLEQLPDHGFLVSCFPYKIRRASAGFVRAVAIL from the coding sequence GTGAGCACTTCCAGGACCCACTCCTATACCGATCCGCCGCCCCTGCTGCCCAAGATCGATTACATGGACCACCAACAGGGCTGGCCGGAAATGGCCGCGATGTTCCCTGGGCTGCGCAAGGAAGACTTGCCGGGCGACGAGTCATGGGCAGCGGAACGCCTGCAAATCACCACCCACAGCGGTACCCACATGGATGCGCCCTGGCACTACGCTTCCACCACCGACGGCGGCAAGCCCGCGTTCGGCATCGACGAACTGCCTTTGGAGTGGTGCCTGCAGCCTGGAGTGAAGTTGGACTTTCGGCACATGGACGACGGCCACGTGGTCACGGCGACAGAGGTCGAGGCAGAGCTGGCGCGCATTGAACACGAACTACAGCCACTGGACATTGTGCTGGTGAATACCCGGGCCGGTAGCCTGTTCGGCCAGCCTGGTTATCTTGAGGCCGGAGTGGGGATGGGCCGCGAGGCGACCCTCTACCTGCTGGAGCGCGGGGTAAGGGTGGTCGGCACCGATGCCTGGAGCTGGGATGCGCCGTTCAAGTACACCCGCGAGCGCTTCAGTGAAACCGGCGATGCCTCGATCATCTGGGAGGGGCACAAGGCCGGACGCGACATCGGTTACGGGCAGATGGAAAAGCTGGCCAATCTGGAGCAACTTCCGGATCATGGTTTTCTGGTCAGTTGCTTCCCCTACAAGATCCGTCGAGCATCGGCGGGCTTCGTGCGGGCGGTGGCAATTCTGTAG